Proteins encoded within one genomic window of Gloeobacter kilaueensis JS1:
- a CDS encoding pentapeptide repeat-containing protein: protein MTGSLLKQADLRGANLSGTVFNHVRLDGVLIDEQTQLDPKWRLVWEIVNIPTERRQLAGADLSYAVLSGANLKGADLSDAILRNTSLEGARLDKANLQRANLCEVNADSATLLLANLREADLRGANLAATDLRGANLYKASLDGARFDETLISGASIGRAALSKAILFCTDLREANLLDDTEENGNPRLGGR, encoded by the coding sequence ATGACTGGCTCATTGCTGAAGCAGGCAGACTTGCGCGGTGCAAATCTGTCTGGGACGGTCTTCAATCACGTCCGCCTAGACGGAGTTCTCATCGATGAGCAGACGCAATTAGATCCGAAATGGAGGCTGGTTTGGGAAATCGTCAATATACCGACTGAAAGGCGACAGTTAGCAGGGGCTGATCTTTCCTATGCTGTGCTATCTGGAGCCAACTTAAAGGGGGCAGATTTATCTGACGCCATTCTCAGAAATACGTCACTCGAAGGTGCCAGATTAGATAAGGCGAATTTGCAAAGAGCGAATCTGTGCGAAGTGAATGCCGACAGTGCTACGCTGCTTCTGGCGAACTTACGAGAGGCAGATTTGCGAGGAGCAAATCTGGCAGCAACGGATCTACGAGGAGCCAATCTTTATAAGGCTAGTCTGGATGGCGCAAGATTCGATGAGACGCTTATAAGCGGTGCTTCCATTGGCAGGGCTGCTCTCTCTAAGGCCATTTTGTTTTGCACAGATTTACGTGAGGCAAATCTTCTGGATGACACTGAGGAAAATGGCAACCCGCGTCTAGGAGGTAGGTAA